A part of Dreissena polymorpha isolate Duluth1 chromosome 13, UMN_Dpol_1.0, whole genome shotgun sequence genomic DNA contains:
- the LOC127855967 gene encoding multiple epidermal growth factor-like domains protein 10 — translation MDWYGGYCNKSCSNKCRNGCDRLSGKCKECHSGYYGEICNVTCPLCDGECVKENGSCNACYPGRYILYCKHTCPAYCLDNMCNKTNGHCYGCMLDYTGVLCNETICPANCLSCFGFKCTACKSGYHGDLCELTCSTNCSSDGCDIVKGTCLACNNIGLYGPTCNETCSATCLSNVCDPVTGVCSHGCVGNHFGIKCQNACSNHCAQTGECSSNGTCTGGCVKNYFGSKCDGTCSTNCFNGSDDSACSNNGECLIGCVKDYYGKTCENQCPNKCALVSTNNSCYDNGTCVRGCINGYHGDKCEISTTLEDKAADKGTSLENKDGPPVPVIAGLVGGVVVVLIVIGVVIMVVIKKKRRQPADSNEYFNMPAFGSGKHNTNSNKPQTDAESNYTSLGDNQEENHIVHESMHQFQQGVDVLTMTRVLEAAMMDTVDINVHEENVYYIGLQDIQQRKIVVDKLAEFVASKPFEYFQEECDGLTSRTLHHLHFTSWPDKGIPEDVTALIEFRQRALRVQTTLDGPTLVCTDLIEFRQRALRVQTKQDRPTLVHCMYNNERVQTEGPVSSDKTGRTHARALQVCTTLVEFRQRALRVQTKLDGPTLVRCSSDRRSCEFRPHWLDPPSCTAGMSNTGRVQTEGPVCTTLVEFRQRVLRVQTKLDGPTLVHCSAGIGRTGTYIALDILIHEGEAEGAVEIQGCVLNMRRNRINMIQTVEQY, via the exons ATGGATTGGTATGGTGGGTACTGTAACAAAAGTTGTTCAAACAAATGTAGAAATGGGTGTGATAGGTTGTCAGGAAAATGTAAAGAATGTCATTCTGGCTATTATGGTGAAATCTGTAACGTTACCTGTCCGCTATGTGATGGTGAATGTGTCAAAGAAAACGGTTCGTGCAATGCATGTTACCCAGGGCGTTATATACTTTATTGTAAACACACCTGTCCTGCGTATTGCCTAGATAATATGTGTAATAAAACAAATGGTCATTGTTACGGCTGTATGCTGGATTACACTGGTGTACTATGTAATGAAACCATATGTCCTGCTAACTGTTTAAGTTGTTTCGGTTTTAAATGCACTGCTTGCAAGAGCGGTTATCATGGTGATCTATGTGAATTAACATGTAGCACAAACTGTTCTTCAGACGGTTGCGACATTGTAAAAGGTACTTGCTTAGCATGCAACAATATAGGTTTGTATGGTCCCACGTGTAATGAAACATGTAGCGCCACGTGTCTCAGTAACGTATGTGATCCCGTTACTGGTGTGTGTTCACATGGATGTGTAGGAAATCATTTCGGTATTAAATGCCAGAATGCTTGTTCAAACCACTGTGCACAAACAGGAGAATGTTCGAGCAATGGAACATGTACTGGCGGATGTGTGAAGAATTATTTCGGCTCCAAATGCGATGGAACGTGTTCTACTAACTGTTTCAATGGTTCCGATGACAGCGCATGTTCAAATAATGGTGAATGTCTCATTGGTTGTGTTAAAGATTACTACGGCAAGACATGTGAAAATCAGTGTCCAAACAAGTGTGCACTAGTTTCAACAAACAATAGCTGCTACGACAATGGCACGTGTGTTAGAGGCTGCATTAACGGATACCACGGAGATAAGTGTG AGATATCAACAACGCTTGAGGACAAAGCGGCCGATAAAGGAACCTCTCTTGAGAACAAGGATGGACCACCTGTACCAGTCATCGCAGGCTTAGTAGGCGGAGTGGTGGTGGTTCTGATTGTAATAGGTGTGGTCATAATGGTCGTGATCAAGAAAAAGAG AAGACAACCCGCAGATTCgaatgaatattttaatatgcCGGCGTTCGGAAGTG GTAAACACAACACGAATTCCAACAAACCACAAACAGATGCCGAGTCAAACTACACATCTTTGGGTGACAACCAGGAAGAAAACCATAT TGTCCACGAAAGTATGCACCAGTTTCAACAGGGAGTAGATGTTCTGACAATGACACGTGTGTTGGAGGCTGCAATGATGGATACAGTGGATATAAATGTG CACGAGGAGAACGTTTATTATATTGGTCTGCAGGACATTCAGCAGCGAAAGATCGTGGTGGATAAACTCGCCGAATTCGTGGCGTCCAAACCTTTCGAATACTTCCAGGAGGAATGTGAT GGTTTGACCTCTCGCACACTTCATCACCTGCACTTCACGTCTTGGCCTGACAAGGGGATCCCGGAGGATGTGACAGCGCTGATAGAATTTAGACAGAGGGCACTGCGAGTTCAGACCACACTGGACGGACCCACACTC GTATGTACAGACCTGATAGAGTTCAGACAGAGGGCACTGCGAGTTCAGACCAAACAGGACAGACCCACTCTCGTGCACT GTATGTACAACAATGAAAGAGTTCAGACAGAGGGTCCTGTGAGTTCAGACAAAACTGGACGGACCCACGCTCGTGCACTGCAGGTGTGTACAACACTGGTAGAGTTCAGACAGAGAGCACTGCGAGTTCAGACCAAACTGGACGGACCTACACTTGTGCGCTGCAG TTCAGACAGACGGTCCTGCGAGTTCAGACCACACTGGCTGGATCCACCCTCGTGCACTGCAGGTATGAGCAACACTGGTAGAGTTCAGACAGAGGGTCCT GTATGTACAACACTGGTAGAGTTCAGACAGAGGGTCCTACGAGTTCAGACCAAACTGGACGGACCCACTCTCGTGCATTGCAG TGCCGGTATCGGACGCACGGGGACATACATCGCCCTGGACATTCTGATACACGAGGGTGAGGCGGAGGGAGCCGTGGAGATACAAGGATGTGTGCTGAACATGAGGAGGAACAGGATCAACATGATCCAGACAGTG GAGCAATACTAG